One window from the genome of Vidua chalybeata isolate OUT-0048 chromosome 3, bVidCha1 merged haplotype, whole genome shotgun sequence encodes:
- the CCT4 gene encoding T-complex protein 1 subunit delta yields MPESASGRAPGGAGSRAKGAYQDRDKPAQIRFSNIAAGKAVADAIRTSLGPKGMDKMIQDAKGDVTITNDGATILKQMQVLHPAAKMLVELSKAQDIEAGDGTTSVVVIAGALLDACSRLLQKGIHPTIISESFQKALDKGIEVLTNMAQPVELSDRETLLNSATTSLNSKVVCQYSSLLSPMSVDAVMKVIDPTTANSVDLRDIKIVKKLGGTIDDCELVEGLVLTQKVANTGVTRVEKAKIGLIQFCLSAPKTDMDNQIVVSDYAQMDRVLREERAYILNLVKQIKKAGCNVLLVQKSILRDALSDLALHFLNKVKIMVVKDIEREDIEFICKTIGTKPVAHIDQFTPDMLGSAELAEEVSLNGSGKLIKITGCTNPGKTVSIVVRGSNKLVLEEAERSIHDALCVIRCLVKKRALIAGGGAPEIELALRLNEYARTLKGMDSYCVRAYGDALEVIPSTLAENAGLNPISTVTELRNRHAQGEKTAGINVRKGGISNILEELVVQPLLVSLSALTLATETVRSILKIDDVVNTRG; encoded by the exons ATGCCCGAGAGCGCGTCCGGCAGAgcccccggcggggccggcagcAGGGCCAAGGGCGCCTACCAGGACCGCGACAAGCCCGCCCAGATCCGCTTCAGCAACATCGCTGCTGGCAAAG CTGTTGCTGATGCAATTAGAACGAGCCTTGGACCAAAGGGAATGGATAAAATG ATTCAGGATGCTAAGGGAGATGTGACAATCACTAATGATGGTGCCACCATCCTGAAACAAATGCAGGTTCTGCACCCTGCAGCCAAAATG TTAGTAGAGCTGTCAAAAGCACAAGATATTGAAGCTGGTGATGGCACGACTTCTGTTGTGGTCATTGCTGGAGCTCTCTTGGATGCCTGTTCCAGACTCCTTCAGAAAG GAATTCATCCCACCATCATTTCGGAGTCATTCCAGAAGGCTCTGGATAAAGGTATCGAGGTGCTGACCAACATGGCCCAGCCCGTGGAGCTCAGTGACAGGGAGACCCTGCTGAACAGTGCAACCACTTCCCTCAACTCCAAG GTTGTGTGTCAGTATTCCAGTTTACTTTCTCCAATGAGTGTGGATGCAGTGATGAAGGTGATTGACCCAACTACAGCCAATAGTGTGGACCTCAGAGATATTAAAATTGTTAAGAAGCTGGG GGGCACAATTGATGATTGTGAACTGGTTGAGGGACTTGTCCTGACTCAGAAGGTGGCAAATACCGGCGTAACCAGAGTGGAAAAAGCCAAAATTGGCCTCATTCAGTTCTGCTTGTCTGCTCCAAAGACAGAT atGGACAACCAGATTGTTGTTTCTGATTATGCTCAAATGGACAGAGTGCTGCGTGAGGAGAGAGCCTACATCCTGAACCTGGTGAAGCAGATCAAGAAGGCTGGGTGCAATGTGCTGCTCGTTCAGAAGTCCATCTTGCG GGATGCTCTCAGTGACCTGGCCCTCCATTTTCTGAACAAAGTTAAGATCATGGTGGTTAAAGACATTGAAAGAGAGGACATTGAGTTTATATGTAAG ACAATTGGAACTAAGCCTGTGGCTCACATTGACCAGTTCACCCCTGAcatgctgggctctgctgagctggcagaggaggtCAGCTTGAATGGTTCTGGGAAACTAATAAAG ATTACAGGCTGCACAAACCCTGGGAAAACCGTGAGCATCGTGGTCCGTGGATCCAACAAACTTGTGCTGGAGGAAGCTGAGCGCTCCATTCACGATGCCCTGTGTGTCATAAGGTGCTTAGTGAAGAAAAG GGCTTTGATTGCTGGCGGTGGAGCCCCAGAGATTGAGCTAGCACTGCGGCTGAACGAGTATGCCCGGACGCTGAAGGGGATGGACTCCTACTGTGTCCGTGCCTATGGGGACGCGCTTGAGGTCATTCCCTCCACTCTGGCTGAGAACGCGGGGCTCAATCCCATCTCCACGGTGACAGAGCTCAGAAACAGACATGCccaaggagagaaaacagctgGCATTAATGTCAGGAAG GGTGGCATTTCTAACATCCTGGAGGAGCTGGttgtgcagcctctgctggtGTCTTTGAGTGCACTGACCCTCGCCACAGAAACCGTGCGCAGTATTCTCAAGATTGATGATGTG gtgaacacTCGAGGATAA
- the FAM161A gene encoding protein FAM161A: MEDAHRAARLAASCLRTPLDPRTRAPAALYERGPPPAAAQDDFNLDSNTNREQASLPKRDCDEWIDFSKMYNSNQEYYLKLEELKNAHMETMAKLESMYQNKLYLKGVQTLKEEKRNDTSPKCCRPTWDKSSYQPLHLHKSFSDSDLSDPLGSSVSDTSDEELVFEENGSKAGSSSFAKQQIEKMWDGFCLEDYISSAKHSLPSSSACRKGHKKEKVWSPRVTMPKPFQMTIREAQKKEQNIKSKSQIELENHLLKKQLEEEAECQKKFRANPVPATIFLPLYHDIVQRNEERRRSVRERSKLKLLATQKPFKFIERERQKLEARKMQLKDLSPPENKTKVFRAKPVPKCVYSPDFRDKVKEEELCREIRIRMRAEELLQNSSVPNSRLALKETTKKKKHKSTEPKQMEHKLKIRSVPDFELLHEKFQKRLLQHKKVKPLTVCEPFDLCTSYIPSKKDKILKDMQEDEEKLKETRWPFASPRRKPQMRQSGANPHLLGKVKSKPPKTTESTRRRLQALRNSLEEKRKLEEQQKRNRNKQKQRTKKFQKIVMARAEANDPHQSLAQMSKPRLKTFRNNEKQRRQEYLQELQEMEERVKQMPLLFERVTQKNARIAAEKYYSNRLRALGICPEFVSKKGGAAKSLQFSTAGDFTSIAGRARITKVKVKKRESFEETAGDSPQSEQSWEEEEEEEEKGKGVKTSTPDEQCSDLEDGAEARASPDVLEPESIQHSAEGEEEEEEEAKADLSLGHSQEEEEEEEEAKAGPSLGHSQVEEEEEAKAGPSLDHSQEEEEEEDESRPSSQSDRSHEHEEEAQSEPEAEGAFQYEDEEYESDDSEGQ, encoded by the exons ATGGAGGACGCGCACCGGGCCGCCCGCCTGGCCGCCTCCTGCCTCCGCACGCCGCTCGACCCGCGCACACGGGCTCCCGCCGCGCTCTACGAGCGagggccgccgcccgccgccgcgcaG GATGACTTCAACTTGGATTCAAATACTAACAGAGAGCAGGCCTCCCTTCCAAAAAGAGACTGTGACGAGTGGATAGACTTTTCCAAAATGTACAATTCAAATCAAGAGTATTATTTGAAGCTGGAAGAGTTGAAGAATGCCCACATGGAGACCATGGCAAAACTGGAAAGTATGTATCAGAACAAACTGTATTTAAAAGGAGTACAAACcttaaaagaagagaaaagaaatgacaCCTCTCCAAAGTGCTGTAG GCCAACTTGGGACAAGAGTTCATATCAGCCTCTTCACCTGCACAAATCCTTTTCAGACTCAGACTTAAGTGATCCCTTGGGCTCAAGCGTATCGGACACGTCTGATGAAGAATTAGTGTTTGAAGAAAACGGCAGCAAAGCTGGATCATCCTCATTTGCTAAGCAGCAGATTGAAAAAATGTGGGATGGGTTCTGCCTGGAAGACTACATTTCCAGTGCCAAGCACAGCTTGCCCAGCTCATCAGCCTGCAGGAAGGGGCACAAGAAAGAGAAAGTGTGGTCCCCCAGGGTCACCATGCCCAAGCCCTTCCAGATGACCATCAGAGAAGCTCAGAAGAAAGAGCAGAACATCAAATCCAAGTCACAGATTGAGCTGGAAAATCACTTActgaagaagcagctggaggaggaagcagagtgTCAGAAAAAGTTCCGAGCCAATCCCGTGCCCGCCACCATCTTCCTGCCGCTCTACCACGACATCGTGCAGCGGAACGAGGAGCGCAGGAGGTCTGTGAGGGAGAGGAGTAAGCTCAAGCTCCTGGCTACCCAAAAGCCCTTTAAATTCATTGAGCGAGAGAGGCAAAAGCTTGAAGCCCGGAAAATGCAGTTAAAAGACCTTTCCCcacctgaaaataaaactaaagtGTTCAGAGCGAAACCAGTCCCAAAATGTGTTTATAGTCCAGATTTCCGTGACAAGGTAAAGGAggaggagctctgcagggaaatCAGGATCAGGATgagagctgaggagctgctACAAAATTCATCTGTACCCAACAGCAGACTGGCCTTAAAAGAgaccaccaaaaaaaagaaacacaagagCACTGAACCAAAGCAAATGGAACACAAGCTCAAGATCAGGAGCGTTCCCGATTTTGAACTCCTACATGAGAAATTCCAGAAACGCCTCCTGCAACACAAAAAAGTGAAACCCCTCACGGTCTGTGAGCCTTTCGACCTTTGTACTTCGTACATTCCCTCAAAAAAGGACAAGATCTTGAAGGACATGCAAGAGGATGAGGAAAAATTGAAGGAAACACGGTGGCCGTTTGCCTCTCCGAGACGGAAGCCTCAGATGAGGCAGTCAGGGGCAAACCCACATCTCCTGGGAAAAGTAAAATCCAAACCTCCCAAAACCACAGAATCCACGAGACGACGGCTGCAAGCCCTAAG GAATTCCcttgaggaaaagagaaagctggaagaacaacagaaaaggaacagaaacaagcagaaacaaagaacaaaaaaattccagaaaattgTGATGGCTCGGGCTGAGGCCAATGACCCACATCAGAGCCTAGCTCAGATGTCTAAACCCAGATTAAAAACATTCAG GAACAACGAGAAACAGAGAAGGCAGGAATATTTGCAAGAATTAcaagaaatggaagaaagagTAAAACAAATGCCATTGCTTTTTGAAAGAGTCACTCAG aaaaatgcCAGAATAGCTGCAGAAAAGTATTATTCAAACAGACTGAGAGCACTGGGGATCTGCCCAGAGTTTGTTTCAAAGAAAGGAGGAGCAGCCAAATCACTGCAGTTCTCCACTGCTGGAGATTTTACCTCCATTGCTGGTAGAGCAAG AATCACCAAggttaaagtgaaaaaaagggaaTCCTTTGAGGAAACAGCTGGTGACAGTCCCCAGTCTGAGCAgtcctgggaggaggaggaggaggaggaagagaagggaaaaggtgTCAAAACCTCCACCCCAGATGAGCAGTGCAGTGACCTGGAGGATGGGGCTGAggccagagccagccctgaTGTCCTTGAGCCTGAATCCATCCAGCACAGTgctgagggggaggaggaagaggaggaggaagccaAGGCAGACCTGTCACTTGGCCACtcccaggaggaagaggaagaggaagaggaagcaaaggCAGGCCCATCGCTTGGTCATTCCCaggtggaagaggaggaagaagcaaaagCAGGCCCATCTCTGGACCATtcccaggaggaggaagaggaggaagatgagtCCAGACCCAGCTCCCAGTCTGACAGGTCCCATGAGCATGAGGAGGAAGCTCAGTCTGAGCCTGAAGCTGAGGGTGCCTTCCAGTATGAGGATGAGGAGTATGAGAGTGATGATTCTGAGGGCCAGTGA